The genomic interval AAAGCGCGTGAAGATCTTATTGAACGCGCCCTGATTATGGAAGCGTTCGAAGAGCGCGGCGGCATGATTCCCGACCAGTATGTGAATGATGAAATTAAACGCATCATCAACGACCGGTTCAAAGGCGACAAAGCCATGTTTGAACAGCAGCTGGCCGAACAAAAAAAAACGCGCGAGGAATATGCCGACATGATCCGCGAACAGATGGCCGTCGGAATGATGATTAACGAAGAAGTCTCCCGCCGCGCCCGCGTTACTCCGGAACAGATTCGGGAGGCCTATGAAAGCAATAAAGAGGCATACTTTATTCCCGAAAAGGTAAAATACAGCGTGATCGTGCTGAACAAAGGCGACACCCCCGAAGACCAGGCTGTAAAATTCGAAGAAGCCCGGAACATTCGTAAGAAGCTGCTCGAAGGTGCCGATTTTGCAGAAACGGCCAAAGCGGTTTCGGAAGGAAGTCGCGCTGCGGAAGGCGGTGCATTCCCCTGGCTGCAGCCTAAAGATGTTCGTGAAGAACTACGTGAAATTCTGCGCATCCAGCCGGTCGGCGAAATCAGCGAAATCATTGAGACCGATACCCAGCTTTATATTCTGAAAGTGGATGCCCGCCGCCAGCCGGGCTATAAACCCTTCGATGAAGTCCGCAATGATATCAAAACCGCTCTCACGGCCAAAGAACGGGCGCGGTTGCGGGCGCGCTGGATTGAACGGCTGAAAGCCGATAATTACATCGTAATTTACGACTAATCATCCGGTCGGATCCGACCGCGCAGCTTTTTCTTCTGGCTCTGTTTCGATTTATCGTCGAGCATACGCGCCTTTGCACGGCGGGAGCGGCGGCGTTTCTGACGGCGTATTTTTTCGATCGCCTGCTGTTTTCTGCTTTTTGCGCCAAGACGCTGCTCCTCGATTTGTTCACACAGCTCCACGCGGGCCCAATAGCGGTTTTCCGCCTGCGACCGGGTTTTCTGGCAGCGAATCTCCATCCCGCTTTTTCTGTGGCACAGCTGTACGCAGGAAGACGTCTTATTGATCTTCTGTCCTCCTTTGCCGGAACCGCGGATAAACCGTTCTTCAAGATCCTGCTCAACAATCTCCAGCGCATCCATCCGCCCGCGCAGTTTTTCCCATTTTTCAGGTTTAATCATGTCGACAGCATAGGTCCCCGCTCCGACGTCCGCAATTGATTTCGCGAAACGGTCCTGTAAGATATGCTGAATGGAAGAGTCCGTATCTATCTGGCAACAGGCCCTGCAATGCTTTCTCCTCATTGGTGGTGGAATGGCATTGGCCGGTGTTATTGCCTATGAAAAACGGCATCCGGCCGACCGGAAGCAGCTCGATGATATTCTGGCCAACCGCTCCTGGGAAACCAGGCAGGTCTTCATGCTGCTGGGCACACTTGTAATGCTGTACCTCGCCGCCGGTTTTACCGGACAGTTTTTCCAGGGAGAACGGCGGCCGTTGCTACCCTATATCCAACTCCTCGTCACCCTGATCATTTATGTCGTGCTCATGCTGGAAGCCGGCATCATCAGCCGGATTCGCGGTGGAAGCTGGACAAAGAATCTGGGCGTTGACCGTTCCTGCTTCCGGAAAATCAGATTTGCTCCTCTCATCTACCTGGCCGCCATTCCGCTGATCATCGTGGCTTCAAAACTCTATCAGCTGCTACTGTCCCTCCTGCTCCGGAACGAGCCCGAACTGCAGGAGGTTGTCGAAATTGTCTCGCGCGATATGAGCCTGCTGAAAATGCTGTATATCGGGATGGCGGTTTTTGCAGCTCCTGTTTATGAAGAACTCCTCTACCGCGGGGTCTTTTTTCCCTTTATGGTCAAACGCTCCAACCTGACCATAGGCACCGTACTGGTTTCCGTACTTTTTGCCGTCATGCACAACAACGCCGGCTCTCTGATTCCTCTGATGCTGCTTTCGGTCGTATTAAGCCTGGCCTACTGGCGCACCGGTTCACTCTGGGTCAGCATCGGCGTGCATATGCTCTTCAATGCCGTAACCGTTATCGCCCTGAATATATAGCTTAAAACGTCACCAGTCCGGCAATGGCAGCCCCGATCACGGGCGCGTCGTCAACCTGAATGCAACGGATATGCAGACCACGCTTTTCCAGCAACGGTTTCAGGTAAGTCTGTACTTTCTCTGCCATCTGATAGGTATAGTAATATGTAGATCCGTCAATATTCACACAGACCGGATGAGCGGCATCTTTTCCGGCACCGCTTTTAACCGTCGCGGCACAGAGATTCACCGCAGTCAGCAACGCAGCCCGATCCACGACCCCGTTGAAAACAGTACGCATAATTTCGCGGTCACCCTCCGTAAACCGATCCGAACCGAGTCCGCCGATATCGCGTCCGTTTTTCGCGGCCAGATTGTCGATCTGAATAATGTACAGCTCGTCCAGCGCAGCCAGCGCTTCGCCCCCGCTTTCCGAAAAGACCGCCAGATCGTTCTGAAGCGCTTTCAGCAATTCCAGCGTAATGGAGCCCATGTACACTCCGGAGAGCGCTTTTTCAAAAACATGACTTCCCGGATTTTCGCTCGCTGCATCCAGTTTAAGATCGATAGCACTGCGAGGATAAGCCGCAAAACCGCCGGATTCCACATTAATGACCTGTTCGCCTTCGTTCATCTCCGGCAGTTTACCGATATTGCGGTTCTGCTCCACATAGGCGGTGTTGGTTCCGGTGCCCAGAATAAAACCGATATAAGATGAGGCTCCAAAGCTCTGCCCCGAGAAAGCCCCGCGAGCAGACAGGCCACGGTATCATTCAGCAGAACCACTTTTTTACCCGTGATTCCGCGCGCCTCCAGCGCTTCAATCAATCCGGCCCCTACATGCTGACCGACCAGTTCCGGAATTTTGATTTCCTTCGTCCAGTGCAGCAGCCGTCCGTCAAAATCCGGTTTAATTTCGGCCGGATAGGAAAAACAGAACCCGATGCTGTCAAAATCATCCTTCATCGGTTCCAGCGCATCCACCAGTACCTGATAAAACTCGGTTTTACTCTTTTCCTCGAACCGCCCCGGCATCGGCTGTTTACTGAATCCTTCGAGCTCAACATCGCCTGCTTCGTTAAAACGGGCAATACAGACACGCAGGTTGGTGCCCCCGGCATCGATCACCGCAACCGGTTTCCCGGCCGGCACCTTTCCGGAAGCGCCCACAAAAGCCGGAATCATCGCCAGAGAACTCTCTTCGCCATTCAGCCCCTTTTCCATTTCCTCCAGAAAATTGGCCAGCAGCTCTTCCGGCTCATAGGCTTCCGCCGACACCAATCGCTCTTTCAACCACGCATCAACACCTTCACCCATCGTCAGCTCCTTGAAAAAGCATTTTTTATACGTGTTAAAAATACAGGCGGCAAGCGGCGTTATCCTTGTAGTCGTTCACATCGTATCCGCACCGGACGGAATCGCCATCAGAAACTCGTTCCGATACCAGGCCCGAAGCGATACCCCATTGCGATGCAACGTGTATCTTGAATATTCCACCCGAAACCGAGGCTCCTGCTGAAGCCCGTTGAGCACCAGCAGATCAAACGTCTCGGAATCCCCGCAGAGCAGAATATCGGGCTTCCAACGGTAAAACAGCTCGCGGTTGAATCCGGAATGATTCTTAACGTGGGCGGCATCGCCCGGCGCATGCGCCATCTCCGTTGAATTCAGCCCCATCAGATCCAGAACAGAGCCGGCATAACCCAGCTTGTTTCCCCCGGCGGTAATGACGGCCACCGTCGGCCATCCTTCCAGATCCTGAAACATCCGGGTAAGCGTCTCTCCGTTCCGGCGTCCCTCTTCTGCAATACGGAATTCATGCCTGATTTTTCCGGAGACCGGAAAAAAGGCCCAGCTGATCAGAAACAGCAGCGGAAGGACATATGGACGCAGTTTGCCCGGGAAACGTCCCTCCGCCAGACGGTTCCATTCAAGAACCGCCATCAAACAGAGCAGCGGCCAGAGCGGCTGATAAAAGCGGAACGATCCGAAATGGTCCCCTCCGACCAATACCGGGATCCCGATCCCCGGCAGTAGAAACCAAACGATCCGGGCGGCAACCGGATCCGCTTTTTCCCGTTTTATGACCAGCGTCAGAAACAGCAGTACAACCGCAAAAACCATGGCTCCGCTGAACAGGTAACCCACCGGATAACCGAGCCCATCCAGAATATTGGAAAAAAAGCCCGGCGTTACTTTTGCATAATAGGTATTCGGAACCGGCCACCCGAAATACCACAACCGAAATGCAAGCAGTGCACTCAGCGAAATGGCATAGGTTACGAATACAGGAAGTGCCGCCTTGAAACGCGCCCCTTTGTCGGCAA from Verrucomicrobia bacterium S94 carries:
- a CDS encoding peptide chain release factor-like protein encodes the protein MIKPEKWEKLRGRMDALEIVEQDLEERFIRGSGKGGQKINKTSSCVQLCHRKSGMEIRCQKTRSQAENRYWARVELCEQIEEQRLGAKSRKQQAIEKIRRQKRRRSRRAKARMLDDKSKQSQKKKLRGRIRPDD
- a CDS encoding CPBP family intramembrane metalloprotease, with translation MEESVSIWQQALQCFLLIGGGMALAGVIAYEKRHPADRKQLDDILANRSWETRQVFMLLGTLVMLYLAAGFTGQFFQGERRPLLPYIQLLVTLIIYVVLMLEAGIISRIRGGSWTKNLGVDRSCFRKIRFAPLIYLAAIPLIIVASKLYQLLLSLLLRNEPELQEVVEIVSRDMSLLKMLYIGMAVFAAPVYEELLYRGVFFPFMVKRSNLTIGTVLVSVLFAVMHNNAGSLIPLMLLSVVLSLAYWRTGSLWVSIGVHMLFNAVTVIALNI